The following are encoded in a window of Nibricoccus aquaticus genomic DNA:
- a CDS encoding sugar phosphate isomerase/epimerase family protein, giving the protein MKLGIINSAFGQAGVDTATGLKHIARIGFDSVDLFAEAMTITAEEKKIIARTCEQEKLPIISLVVVATGLVDFNDPVRDFHVARCKKTIDLAAEFGAKNILLVLGEYIWQREVIPPAAQWGWAVETCKILGDYADTKGIDIALELEPFRLSLLNSIHEMVRFVDDCNHPRIRANIDVSHLVLADTSPLDVAKLKGKAIHVHISDCDGKVHGDLPPGRGVVKFAPYLQAIKELAIDGTISIELEYSPDPSKIVDWVEEAYRETARLMRETGLRK; this is encoded by the coding sequence ATGAAACTAGGCATCATCAACAGCGCGTTCGGTCAGGCCGGCGTGGATACCGCCACCGGCCTCAAGCACATCGCCCGCATCGGCTTCGATTCGGTCGATCTTTTCGCCGAAGCCATGACCATCACCGCCGAGGAGAAAAAGATCATCGCGCGCACCTGTGAGCAGGAAAAACTCCCGATCATCTCCCTCGTCGTCGTCGCCACCGGGCTCGTCGATTTCAATGATCCGGTCCGCGATTTCCATGTCGCCCGTTGCAAGAAGACCATCGATCTCGCGGCCGAGTTTGGCGCGAAAAACATCCTGCTGGTTCTCGGCGAATACATCTGGCAGCGCGAAGTCATCCCGCCCGCCGCGCAGTGGGGCTGGGCCGTCGAGACGTGCAAAATCCTCGGCGACTACGCCGACACGAAGGGTATCGACATCGCGCTCGAGCTGGAGCCGTTCCGTCTGAGTTTGCTGAACAGCATTCACGAGATGGTCCGTTTTGTGGACGACTGTAATCATCCCCGCATCCGTGCGAACATCGACGTCAGCCATCTCGTCCTCGCCGACACCAGCCCGCTCGATGTCGCGAAGCTGAAGGGCAAGGCGATCCACGTGCACATCAGCGATTGCGACGGCAAGGTCCACGGAGACCTTCCTCCCGGCCGCGGTGTGGTGAAATTCGCGCCGTACCTCCAGGCGATCAAAGAGCTCGCCATCGACGGCACGATCTCGATCGAACTCGAATATTCTCCCGACCCTTCGAAGATCGTCGACTGGGTCGAAGAAGCCTACCGCGAAACCGCCCGCCTCATGCGCGAAACGGGTCTGCGGAAGTAA
- a CDS encoding Gfo/Idh/MocA family protein, which produces MDLKITPTPPAKKDYRIGIVGSGFIVSDCHLVSYRKAGFNPVAIASRTRENAAKTAARHNIAKVYDTYEQLLNDPTIEVLDIAVPPQNQLELIKAACARKTVKGILAQKPLGKNFAEAAEAVRLCEQAGVTLAVNQNMRYDQSVRAGKTLLENGTIGAPVFATIDMRGVPHLMPWQEELGWVTLRIMSIHHIDCLRYWFGDPERIYCSTRSDPRTKFEHTDGICSYILEYANGLRCVVIDDIWTGPAKEGCPSDISIQWRIEGLNGLAMGDIGWCKDPYTSPSSIRYAAKGDKSFTAPTWQESWFPDAFAGTMGQLLIALETKREPAISGRDNLKTMALVEAAYVSAAEHRAVAPSEILSPKK; this is translated from the coding sequence ATGGACCTCAAAATCACGCCCACGCCGCCCGCCAAAAAAGATTACCGCATCGGTATCGTCGGCAGCGGTTTCATCGTCAGCGACTGCCACCTCGTGAGCTACCGCAAAGCCGGTTTCAACCCGGTCGCAATCGCCTCACGCACCCGCGAAAACGCCGCTAAAACCGCCGCGCGTCACAACATCGCGAAAGTCTACGACACCTACGAGCAGCTCCTCAACGATCCCACGATCGAGGTGCTCGACATCGCCGTGCCGCCGCAAAATCAGCTCGAACTGATCAAGGCCGCGTGCGCGCGCAAAACCGTCAAAGGCATCCTCGCGCAGAAACCGCTCGGCAAAAATTTCGCTGAGGCCGCCGAGGCCGTGCGCCTCTGCGAGCAGGCGGGCGTCACTCTCGCGGTGAACCAAAACATGCGCTACGACCAGTCGGTGCGCGCGGGCAAAACGCTCCTCGAAAACGGCACGATCGGCGCGCCCGTTTTCGCGACGATCGATATGCGCGGCGTCCCGCACTTGATGCCCTGGCAGGAGGAACTCGGCTGGGTCACGCTCCGCATCATGTCGATCCACCACATCGACTGCCTGCGCTATTGGTTCGGCGATCCAGAGCGGATTTATTGCAGCACGCGCTCCGACCCGCGCACGAAATTCGAACACACCGACGGCATCTGCTCCTACATTCTCGAATACGCCAACGGACTTCGCTGCGTCGTGATCGACGACATCTGGACTGGTCCGGCGAAAGAAGGCTGCCCGTCAGACATCAGCATCCAGTGGCGCATCGAAGGCCTCAACGGCCTCGCGATGGGCGACATCGGCTGGTGCAAAGATCCTTACACGAGCCCGTCGTCGATCCGCTACGCCGCGAAAGGCGACAAGTCCTTCACCGCGCCGACCTGGCAGGAGAGCTGGTTCCCCGACGCCTTCGCCGGAACGATGGGCCAGCTTCTTATCGCGCTCGAAACCAAACGCGAACCCGCCATCAGCGGCCGCGACAACCTCAAGACCATGGCGCTCGTCGAAGCCGCTTACGTCAGCGCCGCCGAGCACCGCGCCGTCGCGCCGAGTGAAATCCTTTCCCCGAAGAAATAA
- a CDS encoding aldose epimerase family protein, protein MITKKNFGQLPSGEVVDEYTLSNSRGLSAKVITYGGIITELHTLDRAGKSADIVLGFSSLEKYLEGHPYFGCITGRIAGRLTSGKFTLDGKSYSLAINNAPNHLHGGNTGLDKRVWSAEIVKHSSGSDALRLSYLSPDGEEGYPGNVRIAVTYVVTEANELTIEYEATTDKATLLSLTNHAYFNLAGEGSGRVDDHVLQIFSDEIAPCGEAMTLIDRREAVAGKANDFTKPKRVGDALPGLWNNHGDNYFLRTQSTGAGAKLTPAARLVEPRSGRVLEITTTEPCVQFYSSSSLDDSFVGKAGKRYEKHGALCLECQRYPNSINAPHLGNITLRPGETYRQTTVHSFSVEK, encoded by the coding sequence ATGATCACCAAGAAAAATTTCGGCCAGCTACCCTCCGGCGAAGTCGTCGACGAGTACACGCTCTCCAATTCCCGCGGCCTCTCCGCCAAGGTCATCACCTACGGCGGCATCATCACCGAGCTGCATACGCTGGATCGGGCGGGAAAGAGCGCCGACATCGTCCTCGGTTTTTCGAGCCTCGAAAAATACCTGGAAGGTCATCCTTACTTCGGTTGCATCACCGGCCGCATCGCAGGCCGCCTCACGAGCGGGAAGTTCACGCTCGACGGCAAATCCTACAGCCTCGCGATCAACAACGCCCCGAATCACCTCCACGGCGGCAACACCGGTTTGGACAAACGCGTCTGGTCCGCCGAGATTGTGAAACACAGCAGCGGCTCCGACGCGCTCCGCCTCAGCTACCTCAGCCCCGACGGCGAAGAAGGTTATCCCGGCAACGTCCGCATCGCCGTCACCTACGTCGTCACCGAAGCCAACGAACTCACGATCGAGTACGAGGCGACGACCGACAAAGCCACGCTGCTCAGCCTGACCAATCATGCGTATTTCAATCTCGCGGGCGAGGGCAGCGGCCGCGTCGACGACCACGTGCTGCAAATTTTCTCCGACGAAATCGCGCCGTGCGGTGAAGCGATGACGCTCATCGATCGCCGCGAAGCCGTCGCGGGAAAAGCCAACGACTTCACGAAGCCCAAGCGCGTCGGCGACGCCTTGCCCGGTCTGTGGAATAACCACGGCGATAATTATTTTCTCCGCACTCAATCCACCGGCGCCGGTGCGAAGCTTACGCCAGCCGCGCGTTTGGTCGAGCCGCGCAGTGGACGCGTTTTGGAAATCACGACGACTGAGCCGTGCGTGCAGTTCTACAGCAGTTCGTCGCTCGACGATTCGTTCGTCGGCAAAGCGGGCAAACGCTACGAAAAGCACGGCGCGCTCTGCCTCGAGTGCCAGCGTTACCCCAACTCGATCAACGCTCCGCACCTCGGCAACATCACGCTCCGCCCCGGCGAAACTTACCGCCAGACGACCGTGCATAGTTTCTCAGTCGAGAAGTAA
- the nqrF gene encoding NADH:ubiquinone reductase (Na(+)-transporting) subunit F produces MSKIELSDYSLVGKDSALAIEKGLAEATWYASPVPKAKMRELLQRKDGPAIRDTIIWFSLIIAAGVWGFYWWGSWWAIIPFGLYSVLYASTSDSRWHESSHGTAFKTDWMNNALYEVASFMVLRESTPWRWSHTRHHSDTIIVGRDPEIAVPRPPDLVGLGMAFFNIKTFPNYAKNVLLHCTGKLTPEELTYIPESEHSKVFWKARVYVVIYGTALGFAIYYRTFLPLMYVGLPNLWGAWLMLVYGLTQHTGLAENVLDHRLNCRTVRMNFINRFFYWNMNFHLEHHMFPLVPYHQLPKLHEIIKDDTPTPYSGLYDAWREIIPAVLRQRKDPAYHVKRVIPTPTDRKEVSQVAPAITSANRPVVNGWIEVCDSAILGKEDVIRFDHAKRTYAIYRLADDAVYATDGICTHGNTHLADGLVKGKLVECPKHNGRFDVTDGSPQRKPVCIALQTYPVRETAGKIFLRLAANESAAPTTQKTYRFRVVSNNNVATFIKELVLEPIDPTTVINYQPGDYMQLDIPAYPEIKFREIAVNKPFSDVWEAQHVFDFRSENEVPIRRNYSLATNPATDKQLRFNVRIATPPRGQACNAGAGSAYVHRLKPGDEVTAIGPFGEFHIKHNDREMVYIGGGAGMAPLRSHISHLLETHGTDRRISFWYGARSLQEVFYADYFRDLEKRFPNFTFHVALSEAQPEDNWTSFTGFIHDVVKAELLDKHPSPKGVDFYLCGPPVMIKATTAMLRQFEVPQNQIAFDEF; encoded by the coding sequence ATGAGTAAGATTGAACTCAGCGATTACAGCCTCGTGGGCAAAGACTCTGCGCTGGCGATTGAGAAAGGGCTGGCCGAGGCGACTTGGTATGCGTCGCCCGTTCCCAAGGCCAAGATGCGCGAGCTGCTGCAGCGCAAGGACGGCCCCGCGATCCGCGACACGATCATCTGGTTTTCGCTGATCATCGCGGCGGGCGTGTGGGGTTTTTATTGGTGGGGCAGCTGGTGGGCGATCATCCCGTTCGGCCTCTACAGCGTGCTCTACGCGTCGACGTCCGACTCGCGCTGGCACGAGTCGAGCCACGGCACAGCGTTCAAAACCGACTGGATGAACAACGCGCTCTACGAGGTCGCGTCGTTCATGGTGCTGCGCGAATCGACGCCGTGGCGCTGGAGTCACACACGCCACCACAGCGACACGATCATCGTCGGCCGCGATCCCGAGATCGCCGTGCCGCGTCCGCCGGATCTCGTGGGACTCGGGATGGCGTTCTTTAACATCAAAACGTTTCCCAACTACGCGAAGAACGTCCTCCTCCACTGCACCGGCAAACTCACGCCCGAGGAGCTCACGTACATCCCCGAATCGGAGCACTCGAAAGTGTTCTGGAAGGCGCGCGTCTACGTCGTGATCTACGGCACCGCGCTCGGCTTCGCGATTTATTACCGCACGTTCCTGCCGCTCATGTACGTCGGCCTGCCCAATCTCTGGGGCGCGTGGCTCATGCTCGTCTACGGACTCACGCAACACACCGGCCTCGCGGAAAACGTCCTCGATCACCGCCTCAACTGCCGCACGGTGCGCATGAATTTCATCAACCGGTTTTTCTACTGGAACATGAATTTCCACCTTGAGCATCACATGTTCCCGCTCGTGCCGTATCACCAGCTGCCGAAGCTCCACGAGATCATCAAAGACGACACGCCCACGCCGTATTCGGGACTCTACGACGCCTGGCGCGAAATCATCCCGGCCGTGCTCCGCCAGCGAAAAGATCCCGCGTACCACGTGAAGCGCGTCATCCCGACGCCTACTGACCGCAAGGAAGTTTCCCAAGTCGCCCCCGCGATCACCTCGGCCAACCGCCCGGTCGTCAATGGCTGGATCGAGGTTTGCGACAGCGCGATCCTCGGGAAAGAAGACGTAATCCGCTTCGACCACGCGAAGCGCACCTACGCGATCTACCGCCTCGCCGACGACGCCGTGTACGCGACCGACGGCATTTGCACGCACGGCAACACGCACCTCGCCGACGGCCTCGTGAAGGGAAAACTCGTCGAGTGCCCGAAGCACAACGGCCGCTTCGACGTCACCGACGGCTCACCGCAGCGCAAACCCGTCTGCATCGCGCTCCAGACTTATCCCGTGCGCGAGACCGCTGGGAAAATCTTCCTCCGCCTCGCCGCGAACGAAAGCGCCGCGCCCACCACGCAGAAGACCTACCGGTTCCGCGTGGTGAGCAATAACAACGTCGCTACCTTCATCAAAGAACTCGTCCTCGAGCCCATCGATCCGACCACGGTGATCAATTACCAGCCGGGCGACTACATGCAGCTGGACATCCCCGCGTATCCGGAAATCAAGTTCCGCGAGATCGCCGTAAACAAGCCGTTCTCCGACGTCTGGGAAGCGCAGCACGTCTTCGATTTCCGCAGCGAAAACGAAGTGCCGATCCGCCGTAACTACTCGCTCGCGACCAATCCCGCGACCGACAAACAGCTCCGCTTCAACGTCCGCATTGCCACGCCGCCCCGCGGCCAGGCCTGCAACGCCGGAGCCGGTTCCGCCTACGTGCACCGCCTCAAGCCCGGCGACGAAGTCACCGCGATCGGCCCGTTCGGCGAGTTTCACATCAAGCACAACGACCGCGAGATGGTTTACATCGGCGGCGGCGCGGGCATGGCTCCGCTCCGCTCGCACATCTCGCACTTGCTCGAGACGCACGGGACCGATCGTCGCATCAGTTTCTGGTACGGCGCGCGTTCGCTGCAGGAAGTTTTCTACGCCGATTACTTCCGCGATCTCGAAAAGCGTTTCCCCAATTTCACCTTCCACGTCGCGCTCTCGGAAGCGCAGCCGGAGGACAACTGGACGTCGTTCACCGGCTTCATCCACGACGTCGTGAAGGCCGAGTTGCTGGACAAACACCCATCGCCGAAGGGCGTGGACTTCTACCTCTGCGGCCCGCCCGTGATGATCAAGGCCACGACGGCGATGCTGCGTCAGTTCGAAGTCCCGCAAAACCAGATCGCGTTCGACGAATTTTAA